A genomic window from Helicobacter suis HS1 includes:
- a CDS encoding LutC/YkgG family protein — MSSKQVVFERITGALKRHSITHTDMPFENILLDAKGDILEEYKYFQELNRAKLTDSNPENLATAIKEALKDFASQKVLCALDLPCTLEQIDPENLYEKIPYNKPVEEFREEIFSIDTAILKASCGVANLGMVGVVSSVASPRLISLITLKCIILLEKSQIVKDLDQGIGVLKAQKEGRLPTNMLFIGGPSRTADIELKTVFGVHGPMEVHVILY; from the coding sequence ATGAGTAGTAAACAGGTGGTTTTTGAGCGCATAACTGGGGCATTAAAAAGACACAGCATAACACACACAGACATGCCCTTTGAAAATATTCTTCTTGATGCCAAAGGGGATATTTTAGAGGAGTATAAATACTTCCAAGAGCTTAACCGCGCTAAACTTACAGATTCTAACCCTGAGAATTTAGCCACCGCCATAAAGGAGGCCTTAAAAGATTTTGCAAGCCAAAAGGTTTTATGCGCACTGGATTTGCCTTGCACTTTAGAACAAATTGATCCGGAAAATCTCTATGAAAAAATTCCTTACAATAAGCCAGTAGAGGAGTTTAGAGAGGAAATTTTTAGCATAGACACGGCTATTTTAAAAGCTAGCTGTGGGGTTGCTAATTTGGGAATGGTGGGGGTGGTCTCCTCTGTTGCTTCTCCTCGTCTTATTTCTTTGATCACCCTTAAATGTATCATCTTGCTAGAAAAAAGCCAGATTGTTAAGGATTTAGATCAGGGGATAGGGGTTTTAAAGGCTCAAAAAGAGGGGCGGTTACCTACTAATATGCTTTTTATCGGCGGGCCTAGCCGTACAGCTGATATTGAACTTAAAACCGTCTTTGGTGTGCATGGACCTATGGAAGTGCATGTGATCTTATACTAA
- a CDS encoding LutB/LldF family L-lactate oxidation iron-sulfur protein, with product MTEAHNDQAYEKIISENLADTQLRTNLRSAMDTLIHNRKNLLADRYPQWEHLRQIGQNAKLKVLAKLDHYVQTFEEKATQNGFIVHYASTAKDANEIIYNLAKQKGVSKILKGKSMASEEIELNRYMHERGIVSKETDLGELIIQLIDEHPVHIVAPAIHKNRYQVGQIFQEKLGAPLESEPEKLNGIAREHMREEFEGFKMGISGVNFAIANEGAIWLVENEGNGRMCTTACDIHVAICGIEKMVESFEDAVTLDNLLCPSAVGVSVTCYQNIITGPRQEGELDGPKEAHIILLDHNRSNILADEKYYKALSCIRCGTCLNHCPVYDKIGGHAYLATYPGPIGVVITPQLFGLDTYGHIANLCSLCGRCGEVCPVKIPLPELIRDLRAEKSHEGRGVVLGYQSTKHSKLEELGMKFFAKMACSGDLWRISLKMAGWFAPLGKWFGHYTPVLKNWLKHREMPIVHADLHAQVKALEGVIYE from the coding sequence ATGACAGAAGCACATAACGATCAAGCCTATGAAAAAATCATTTCTGAAAATCTAGCTGATACGCAACTGCGCACCAATTTACGATCGGCTATGGATACTCTTATTCATAACCGCAAGAATTTGTTAGCAGATCGTTATCCACAATGGGAACACCTGCGCCAAATTGGGCAAAATGCTAAGCTTAAAGTACTAGCTAAGTTGGATCACTATGTACAAACCTTTGAGGAAAAAGCCACTCAAAATGGCTTTATTGTACACTATGCTAGCACAGCCAAAGATGCCAATGAGATTATTTATAACCTTGCTAAACAAAAAGGGGTTAGCAAGATTTTAAAGGGCAAGTCAATGGCTAGCGAGGAGATCGAGCTTAATCGGTATATGCATGAAAGAGGCATTGTGTCTAAAGAAACTGATTTAGGCGAGCTTATTATCCAGCTTATTGATGAGCACCCGGTACACATCGTAGCCCCAGCTATTCATAAAAACCGCTACCAAGTGGGGCAGATTTTTCAAGAAAAATTAGGCGCGCCTTTAGAGAGTGAACCAGAAAAGCTAAACGGGATTGCCAGAGAGCACATGCGCGAGGAATTTGAGGGTTTTAAAATGGGGATTTCTGGCGTGAATTTTGCAATCGCTAATGAGGGGGCTATTTGGCTGGTTGAAAACGAGGGCAATGGGCGCATGTGTACCACAGCCTGTGATATTCATGTGGCTATTTGTGGGATTGAAAAAATGGTAGAGAGCTTTGAAGATGCCGTAACTCTTGATAACTTGCTTTGTCCTAGTGCGGTGGGGGTTTCTGTAACCTGCTATCAAAATATCATCACAGGCCCCAGACAAGAGGGCGAATTAGATGGCCCAAAAGAGGCACATATTATTTTACTTGATCATAACCGCTCTAATATTCTAGCCGATGAAAAGTATTACAAAGCGTTAAGTTGTATCCGTTGCGGGACATGTTTAAATCACTGCCCGGTTTATGATAAAATCGGCGGGCATGCGTATTTAGCCACCTATCCCGGACCCATTGGCGTAGTCATCACCCCCCAACTTTTTGGTTTAGACACTTATGGCCATATTGCTAATCTTTGTAGTTTGTGCGGGCGCTGTGGGGAGGTGTGCCCGGTGAAAATCCCTTTGCCTGAGCTTATTAGAGATTTGCGGGCTGAAAAAAGCCATGAGGGGCGGGGTGTGGTGCTTGGTTATCAAAGCACCAAACATAGTAAACTTGAAGAATTGGGCATGAAATTCTTTGCAAAAATGGCTTGTAGTGGGGATTTATGGCGGATCTCTTTAAAAATGGCCGGGTGGTTTGCCCCGCTTGGAAAATGGTTTGGCCACTATACGCCCGTGCTTAAAAACTGGCTCAAACACCGCGAAATGCCTATTGTGCATGCAGATTTACACGCACAAGTTAAAGCTTTAGAAGGGGTGATTTATGAGTAG
- a CDS encoding (Fe-S)-binding protein: protein MKVYFFATCLGGAVFSKTAINCIKLLQKEGVEVIFKKDQTCCGQPSYNSGYYDQSREIVLHNVGLFKEDYPVIVPSGSCVGMMAHDYLELFEGHKDYEAVKNFSSRVFELSEFLDKKLDIHYKDVGAPIKVTWHSNCHALRVSKVIGSAKKIISQLENVELVELEREEECCGFGGTFAVKEPEISYAMVQEKIKDIESRQVDYILSADAGCLLNISGAMAKMQARTKTMHFYDFLAQRVGIGDLT, encoded by the coding sequence ATGAAAGTGTATTTTTTTGCAACCTGTTTAGGGGGAGCTGTTTTTAGTAAAACAGCGATTAATTGCATTAAACTTTTGCAAAAAGAAGGGGTGGAGGTGATCTTTAAAAAGGATCAAACCTGTTGTGGGCAACCTAGCTATAACTCAGGCTACTACGATCAAAGCCGTGAGATCGTCTTGCACAATGTAGGGCTGTTTAAAGAGGATTATCCGGTTATCGTGCCTAGTGGGTCATGTGTGGGCATGATGGCCCATGACTATCTTGAACTCTTTGAAGGGCATAAGGATTATGAGGCGGTTAAAAACTTTTCCTCTAGGGTCTTTGAGCTTTCAGAATTTTTAGATAAAAAGCTAGATATTCACTATAAAGATGTGGGCGCGCCCATTAAAGTTACTTGGCACTCAAATTGCCATGCCCTGCGGGTTTCTAAAGTAATTGGGAGTGCTAAAAAAATCATCTCCCAGCTAGAAAATGTAGAGTTAGTAGAATTAGAGCGCGAGGAGGAATGTTGTGGGTTTGGGGGGACTTTTGCGGTAAAAGAACCTGAAATTTCTTATGCGATGGTGCAGGAGAAAATTAAGGACATTGAAAGCCGTCAGGTAGATTATATTCTCTCAGCCGATGCGGGTTGTTTGCTTAATATTAGCGGGGCGATGGCTAAAATGCAGGCCCGTACAAAAACCATGCACTTTTATGACTTTTTAGCCCAAAGAGTGGGGATTGGAGATTTAACATGA
- a CDS encoding DNA type IV secretion system protein ComB10: MNSLVKKLIIGLGMGVVIMASSLWWHKRNEQPEAVLEVEESNYPLSDYLFVPKQQQKEDPKDSEDYKRLEQILEENAKQITALKAQLKQASQKPPPQITPPPPQEIDSTQQDILASRIKAFEISQDEPKEQEPISVLDYGVDHFDNLKAKDVATHENRLLRTITADKMIPAFLITPISSQLGGKVIAQVESDVFANMGRAILIPKGSKVIGYYNNNNKIGEYRLDIVWTRILTPQGVNIMLTNAKGADVKGYSGLVGEMITHNFQRYGMPLLVSTISNGLLIALTSAIANKTGKNNFFGDYLLMQMTRQTGMGLNQIVAQILRDKSNLKPIIIIREGSRVFIAPNLDIFFPVPKEGEILAQFFTHSLP, translated from the coding sequence ATGAATTCTCTTGTTAAAAAGTTGATTATTGGATTGGGTATGGGTGTGGTGATCATGGCCTCTTCTCTTTGGTGGCATAAAAGAAACGAACAACCGGAGGCCGTTTTAGAAGTAGAAGAATCTAACTATCCGCTTTCTGATTATTTATTTGTACCAAAACAACAACAAAAAGAAGATCCTAAGGATTCAGAGGATTACAAACGCCTAGAGCAAATATTAGAAGAAAATGCCAAGCAAATTACAGCTCTAAAGGCACAGCTTAAACAAGCATCACAAAAGCCACCGCCTCAAATAACCCCCCCGCCCCCACAAGAGATAGATAGCACGCAACAAGATATACTAGCCTCTCGTATTAAAGCCTTTGAAATTTCTCAAGATGAGCCTAAAGAGCAAGAACCAATTTCAGTACTAGACTATGGAGTTGATCATTTTGATAATCTCAAAGCTAAAGATGTGGCCACCCATGAAAATAGGCTTTTGCGCACTATCACCGCTGATAAAATGATCCCCGCTTTTTTGATCACACCTATTAGCTCCCAGTTAGGCGGTAAGGTTATTGCACAGGTAGAAAGCGATGTATTTGCTAACATGGGACGGGCTATTTTAATCCCCAAGGGCTCTAAAGTTATAGGTTATTACAATAATAACAACAAAATAGGCGAGTACCGCCTTGATATTGTGTGGACTCGTATCCTCACGCCACAAGGGGTTAATATCATGCTCACAAACGCCAAAGGCGCAGATGTTAAAGGCTATAGTGGACTAGTAGGTGAGATGATCACGCATAATTTCCAGCGCTATGGCATGCCTCTTTTAGTCTCTACCATTTCTAATGGCCTACTCATTGCGCTTACCTCAGCCATTGCCAATAAAACAGGTAAAAATAATTTCTTTGGCGATTATCTTTTAATGCAAATGACGCGCCAAACGGGCATGGGATTAAACCAAATTGTAGCCCAGATTCTAAGAGATAAAAGCAATCTCAAGCCTATTATTATCATTAGAGAGGGGAGTAGAGTTTTTATCGCGCCTAATTTAGATATTTTTTTTCCTGTGCCTAAAGAGGGCGAGATATTAGCGCAGTTTTTTACCCATTCGTTGCCTTAG
- a CDS encoding TrbG/VirB9 family P-type conjugative transfer protein — protein MCLRIWLLLFLGCLLVADSTAQPEEEEEEPPIYSMQDLHAIQSSFFKRERGDLDNTLFMDYRLGQTPKLRLRYAMITTLVFSEPIREVILGDSVGFSTKMLGHERHQNSNVLLIKPLQIGIDSNLNVVGKSGKIYTFYIFSTTFTSPKHPVLNVYVSNKHFFQSSPDQPLAKFEEKEILKSNVLESKKDTPDSTRYLKIGDASNAMWIDKTQIKRNYKVLGSRKRAWFCLWLCRIDTAKLIKPLDIFNDAHFTYFKFDRKASQVKFPVAYKVVDGYDNPINTRIVGDYLIAEDIANKWTLREGKLHACIRRTRP, from the coding sequence ATGTGTTTAAGGATTTGGCTTTTGCTTTTTTTAGGGTGTTTATTAGTGGCTGATTCTACTGCTCAGCCAGAAGAGGAGGAAGAAGAACCTCCCATTTACTCCATGCAAGATCTGCATGCCATTCAAAGTAGTTTTTTTAAAAGAGAGCGAGGGGATCTAGACAACACATTATTTATGGATTATCGCTTAGGCCAAACCCCTAAATTACGCCTGCGTTATGCGATGATCACTACTTTAGTTTTTAGTGAACCTATTAGAGAGGTGATTTTGGGCGATAGTGTAGGTTTTAGCACTAAAATGCTAGGCCATGAGCGCCACCAAAATAGCAATGTCTTACTCATTAAACCCCTACAAATTGGTATTGATTCTAATTTAAATGTGGTGGGTAAGAGTGGTAAGATTTATACTTTCTATATCTTTTCAACCACCTTTACAAGCCCTAAACACCCTGTTTTAAATGTCTATGTTTCCAATAAGCATTTTTTCCAATCTAGCCCAGATCAACCCCTAGCTAAATTTGAAGAAAAAGAGATTTTAAAGAGCAATGTTTTAGAGAGTAAAAAGGACACACCCGATTCTACGCGTTATCTTAAAATCGGAGATGCCAGTAATGCCATGTGGATTGATAAAACCCAAATTAAGAGAAACTATAAAGTTTTAGGGAGTAGAAAAAGGGCTTGGTTTTGTCTGTGGCTGTGTAGAATTGATACGGCTAAACTAATCAAACCCCTAGACATTTTTAACGACGCTCACTTTACCTACTTTAAATTTGATCGCAAAGCCTCTCAAGTTAAATTTCCTGTAGCCTATAAAGTTGTAGATGGGTATGATAACCCCATTAATACCCGCATTGTAGGGGATTATCTCATCGCTGAGGATATTGCCAATAAATGGACTCTTAGAGAGGGCAAACTCCATGCCTGTATCCGCCGTACCCGCCCATGA
- a CDS encoding flagellar basal body P-ring protein FlgI produces the protein MCKLSFLFLSLLWVLHAEKIEDVANIVGVRDNQLVGYGLVIGLNGTGDKSGSKFTMQSIANMLESVNVKVSPDDIKSKNVAAVMITATLPSFARQGDKIDVQISSIGDAKSIDHGVLVMTPLSAIDGNIYAIAQGSVSLGNSSNLLSGTIVNGATIEREVVYDLTRQNNMTLSLKEPNFKNAVKIQETLNQVFKEPVALAIDPKTIKLKKPAKLTMVEFLALIQEINIDYTQQNKIIIDEKSGTVVAGVDIVVHPVVVTSGDVTIKITKEPLEPKKGKAKKDIEKFDATTSFDTKENVLSAPKATVASVVKALQKIGVNAKGIVSILEAMKKSGAISAQMEPAR, from the coding sequence GTGTGCAAACTTAGCTTTTTATTTTTATCTCTCTTGTGGGTTTTACATGCAGAGAAAATTGAAGATGTGGCCAATATCGTAGGGGTGCGCGATAACCAGTTAGTAGGCTATGGGCTTGTGATTGGGTTAAATGGCACGGGGGATAAATCTGGCTCTAAATTTACCATGCAATCTATTGCAAACATGCTTGAAAGTGTCAATGTTAAGGTCTCTCCTGATGATATTAAATCTAAAAATGTAGCCGCTGTGATGATCACGGCTACCTTGCCCTCTTTTGCTAGACAGGGGGATAAAATTGATGTACAAATTTCTTCTATTGGCGATGCAAAGTCTATTGATCACGGGGTTTTAGTGATGACGCCACTAAGTGCCATTGATGGCAATATTTATGCGATCGCGCAGGGTAGTGTGAGTTTGGGTAATTCCTCTAATTTGCTTTCAGGAACGATTGTTAATGGCGCGACAATTGAGCGCGAGGTGGTTTATGATTTGACACGCCAAAACAACATGACTTTAAGCCTTAAAGAGCCTAATTTTAAAAATGCGGTGAAAATCCAAGAGACTCTAAATCAAGTTTTTAAAGAACCCGTAGCCCTAGCTATCGATCCTAAGACGATTAAATTAAAAAAGCCTGCTAAGCTTACAATGGTGGAGTTTTTAGCCTTGATTCAAGAAATCAACATTGATTACACCCAGCAAAATAAAATCATCATTGATGAAAAATCTGGCACGGTGGTAGCGGGGGTGGATATTGTGGTACACCCGGTAGTGGTTACAAGCGGAGATGTTACGATTAAAATTACAAAAGAACCTTTAGAACCTAAAAAAGGCAAGGCCAAAAAGGATATTGAAAAGTTTGATGCCACAACTTCTTTTGATACAAAAGAAAATGTCTTAAGCGCACCTAAGGCCACAGTAGCAAGTGTGGTTAAGGCTTTACAAAAAATCGGGGTGAATGCTAAGGGCATTGTTTCTATTTTAGAGGCGATGAAAAAAAGTGGGGCAATTAGCGCTCAAATGGAGCCCGCAAGGTAG
- a CDS encoding Dps family protein: MKAKTVDVLKQLQADSIVLFVKLHNFHWNVKGSDFFPVHKFTQEVYEGFADMFDDLAERIAQLGHVPVVTLSEALELAHVKEESKHHFHSKEIFEALLQDYEHLEEHFKELSEVAGHAKDVVTTAYADEQLAKLQKSIWMLKASLA; encoded by the coding sequence ATGAAAGCAAAAACAGTTGATGTACTCAAACAACTTCAGGCCGATAGCATTGTTTTATTCGTAAAACTCCACAACTTCCATTGGAATGTAAAGGGCTCTGATTTTTTCCCCGTGCATAAATTCACCCAAGAAGTGTATGAGGGATTTGCAGATATGTTTGATGATTTAGCCGAAAGGATAGCTCAACTAGGCCATGTACCTGTGGTTACTTTATCAGAAGCCCTAGAGCTAGCCCATGTCAAGGAGGAAAGTAAACACCACTTCCACTCCAAAGAAATTTTTGAAGCTCTTTTGCAAGATTATGAACATTTAGAGGAACATTTTAAAGAACTCTCTGAGGTAGCAGGCCATGCAAAAGATGTTGTAACTACAGCCTATGCTGATGAACAGCTGGCTAAATTACAAAAATCTATTTGGATGCTTAAGGCAAGTTTGGCTTAA
- a CDS encoding DUF2018 family protein, whose translation MDDLEVFEGDPLEKWAEVIVHASFKRSFEELDKLLETRALCELLLEEEGLLEKFNALSQQNRLDSALQDRIHARKVDLAIDSMARILSGHE comes from the coding sequence ATGGATGATTTAGAAGTCTTTGAGGGCGATCCATTAGAAAAATGGGCGGAAGTGATCGTGCATGCGAGTTTTAAGCGCTCTTTTGAGGAATTAGACAAACTTTTAGAGACGCGCGCGCTGTGCGAACTTTTGCTTGAAGAAGAGGGGCTTTTAGAGAAATTTAACGCCCTTTCTCAGCAAAACCGCCTTGATTCTGCTTTGCAAGATCGCATACACGCCCGCAAGGTAGATTTAGCTATTGATTCTATGGCGCGCATTTTAAGCGGGCATGAGTAG
- a CDS encoding polyprenyl synthetase family protein — MVAELIPAIQARIQSFLEEVKSPQVLKMVQNLGQGKMLRSQLILAICSNHPQIVDFCAIIEMIQSASLLHDDVIDHAQTRRGNPSLNATFGNTNAIMLGDVFYSKAFCELANFSKEIVQLIAQSVVELSRGEIKDVQGCLAFNPNKAIYLDTIEDKSASLIAASSCGAALLQGLEPSKYRDFGRHFGMAFQMVDDLLDITQSQEVLGKPALSDFKEGKSTLPYILLHQKLNPADQKKLASYFKVESEEVQEWCLEKFKEFGIAQEVLKEARGYVDLALEAINGEDNVALERMASAILERTF, encoded by the coding sequence ATGGTTGCAGAATTAATTCCGGCTATTCAAGCTAGAATACAAAGCTTTTTAGAGGAGGTTAAAAGCCCACAGGTTTTAAAGATGGTGCAAAATCTAGGGCAGGGCAAGATGTTAAGAAGCCAACTCATTTTAGCTATCTGTTCTAATCATCCCCAAATTGTAGACTTTTGTGCCATTATAGAGATGATTCAAAGCGCCTCTTTACTCCATGATGATGTGATCGATCACGCCCAAACTAGGCGGGGTAATCCTTCGCTTAATGCTACTTTTGGAAACACCAATGCGATCATGTTAGGCGATGTGTTTTACTCTAAGGCTTTTTGCGAATTGGCTAATTTTAGTAAAGAAATAGTACAACTCATAGCCCAAAGTGTGGTGGAGCTCTCACGCGGAGAAATTAAAGATGTACAGGGTTGTTTAGCCTTTAATCCTAATAAAGCGATCTATTTAGACACCATAGAGGATAAAAGCGCTTCTTTAATTGCGGCTAGTAGCTGTGGGGCTGCGCTTTTGCAGGGTTTAGAGCCCTCTAAGTATAGAGATTTTGGGCGGCATTTTGGAATGGCTTTTCAAATGGTAGATGATTTGCTAGATATTACCCAGTCTCAAGAGGTTTTAGGCAAACCCGCTTTGAGTGATTTTAAAGAGGGTAAAAGTACCCTGCCCTATATTCTTTTACACCAAAAACTAAATCCAGCCGATCAAAAAAAATTAGCCTCCTATTTTAAAGTAGAGAGTGAGGAGGTACAAGAGTGGTGTTTAGAGAAATTTAAAGAATTTGGCATTGCTCAAGAGGTTTTAAAAGAGGCAAGGGGTTATGTTGATTTGGCACTAGAGGCTATTAATGGCGAGGATAATGTGGCTTTAGAGCGCATGGCTAGTGCTATTTTAGAGAGAACATTTTAG
- the hemA gene encoding glutamyl-tRNA reductase, which produces MDSGYVVVSFTHQNLPVELREQLAFSEKSLLEFLSALKQHSAMQEIMALATCNRMEFYIFGALESVPVILESLARAKNMPLTLLQEKSVVHAHNQAIHHTFSVVSSLESMVVGETQITGQFKSAYKTCLEAKLCGKHLSRLAHFAFKCAASVRNTTAISAQVVSIASMAVKQALEVLESEKLPKKALVVGVGEMGQLVCKHLLSKGFEVALCNRSLKNARTFAQTLGTENLEVHGLENLNTLLNICPFVFSATRSKTPLITPNMLESTAFRRFWFDLAVPRDIEDPKDAQIWLYSIDDLKGVIAKHLEEREQDRRKAYGVVGAYTMKFLEWLQTLELDPLIKGLRELAKEAALKELNKALKKGYIPQEQGESVAKILHNAFNTFLHHPTAVLKKNAHKEEGDMLSECLKNLFNLGGENMFLNAYHCEYSKGL; this is translated from the coding sequence GTGGATAGCGGGTATGTGGTTGTGAGTTTCACCCATCAAAATCTCCCCGTTGAGTTGCGCGAGCAGCTAGCTTTTTCAGAAAAAAGTCTTTTAGAATTTCTAAGCGCGCTTAAACAGCATAGCGCTATGCAAGAGATCATGGCCCTTGCGACTTGTAACCGCATGGAATTTTATATTTTTGGGGCTTTAGAGAGTGTGCCTGTAATCTTAGAGTCTCTAGCCCGTGCTAAAAATATGCCCCTTACTTTGTTACAAGAAAAAAGCGTTGTGCACGCCCATAATCAGGCAATCCACCATACTTTTTCTGTGGTGAGTAGTTTAGAGAGCATGGTGGTGGGGGAAACCCAAATCACCGGACAATTTAAAAGCGCGTATAAAACATGTTTAGAGGCTAAGCTTTGTGGTAAACATTTAAGTAGGCTAGCTCACTTTGCTTTTAAGTGCGCGGCTAGTGTGCGCAACACCACCGCTATTTCGGCTCAGGTGGTCTCTATTGCCTCTATGGCTGTTAAACAGGCTTTAGAAGTCTTAGAGAGTGAAAAGTTGCCTAAAAAAGCCTTAGTGGTGGGTGTAGGGGAGATGGGACAACTGGTGTGTAAACATCTGCTTTCTAAGGGTTTTGAGGTAGCGCTATGCAACCGCAGTCTTAAAAATGCCCGCACTTTTGCCCAAACACTTGGTACAGAAAATTTAGAAGTACACGGGCTAGAAAACCTCAACACGCTTTTAAATATTTGCCCTTTTGTTTTCAGCGCCACAAGGTCTAAAACCCCCTTGATCACGCCTAATATGCTAGAATCTACAGCCTTTCGGCGCTTTTGGTTTGATTTAGCTGTGCCAAGAGATATAGAAGATCCAAAAGATGCACAGATTTGGCTTTATAGCATAGATGATTTAAAGGGCGTGATTGCTAAACACCTAGAGGAACGCGAACAGGATAGAAGAAAAGCCTACGGGGTTGTGGGCGCTTATACAATGAAGTTTTTAGAATGGCTACAAACATTAGAACTTGATCCGCTCATTAAAGGGCTTAGAGAACTGGCTAAAGAAGCCGCTTTAAAAGAGCTTAACAAAGCGCTTAAAAAGGGCTATATCCCACAAGAGCAGGGTGAGAGTGTGGCTAAGATTTTACACAATGCCTTTAACACCTTTTTGCACCACCCCACCGCCGTTTTAAAGAAAAACGCCCACAAAGAGGAGGGAGATATGCTTAGCGAATGCCTTAAAAACCTCTTTAATTTAGGAGGCGAAAACATGTTTTTAAACGCCTATCACTGCGAATATAGCAAAGGACTTTAA